Below is a genomic region from Lepidochelys kempii isolate rLepKem1 chromosome 5, rLepKem1.hap2, whole genome shotgun sequence.
TTAAATGTAGACTCAGATACTTTCTTTAGATAGGATAAAGCCTATTacatcactcttttttttttctccccccttcaGGGCCAAATAATTGACTTCCGTGGGATGATCCAAGATGCTATCAAAGGAGCATCAAATGAAATAGCCTCAAACAGCCTTAACTGTGATCCAGATCCTTCAGTAAGGGATTATTATTTCCATCTAACAAAATTAACTTTAGAAGTAACTATGCACTGAACTATGCAACGGggaacagtaaaataaaataccaTAATTGACATGGTCCCAACGGTTTGAACTTCTGGAGTTGCTTATGTCCTTGCTGAAAAAGCAATGAATGGACACTAACACTAGTCTAATCTGTTGACATTTATGTACTCCCCAAACAGGGATGTTTGTGGCAAATACAAATCACATTTTATAATTCACAAATGTAGCACAATTTTCAGAGCTCCACAAAACAGATCTGGGTGAAATCCTTGTCCCTGACTTCAGTAGGGACAGACTATTACCCTGTGTGTTCAAGTTTCAGCCAACAGTTTCTTCTGTCTCCAAATTTATGTCAAGATACTGAAGTCTCTGTATTTTAGCCTTTCCCCAGGACACTAAAATCTTTGGGGTAGAGGTTTTCAGTCAAGGCCACTGCTGCCTACTACAAGCCAAAGCCACCAGCAAAATCACCCCTTCTCAGCCAGTGCTAAACTGTATGGGGCTGCCTGTTATACTTGAAAGGAACATCATCCTTTAAAACAGCACATGAGAAGGTGTGATAAGTCGCTTATATTCCTGAAGGGCCTTAATCCCTGCAGGTCAGGTTCTGCCATCCTTATGCTGAGATAAATAAAACTATTTGTGGAGTAAGGAAGCTACTTGCTGTGAGTAAGTTtggcagaatccagccctgagtCATAAGTTCACCCATTAGGACTTAAGGAGATCTCCTATAATGGCTTACCCTTATAGTGAAGAGCTATGGGGGCATCTCAGATATGTCTTATTTCAATGTCACTGTTGTTGTTTGTACCTTTACCATTTTACCTGAATGTGTTACTGTTTTGAAACTGCTTcataatttgtattaaaaatttaGTGAAATAAATTGTTGACTCCCACTTACTTCTGTCTTTTTAGGAACGATTGTTGAAACCTCTGAGTGCTTTTATTGGCATGAGTGGTGAGATGAGAGAACTTGCAACGGTTGTAAGCAGAGTAAGATTGGATCTTCATTTCAGTCATTTAGAGGGTTACTGTAGGTTACTGTAGGTGTCTGAGAATGCTGTTGGTTTCTTCTTGTTGGTAAGGATAATGCTAATTCTTGAAGGTACCAGGccagttttttttcctggtgtATCCCCATTAAAATTACACCAATGATAAATTAGACCCAATGTGTTTTCCCTTTCTTGCATGTAATGACATTAGAAAAGATATTTTTTCCTGGCctagaacacacacaaataatttagAACACTCTTCCTTATGGGGCCAGGGGATATACTACTCCATGCTGTTGGAGCTGTACTGACAAGACCAGCATTGCGTTTCCCTATGTCCTTACTTTCGAAACTGTACACTAGTCAGCTGTTAGGAAAACCTTTAATATATTACCAAGATGGCTGAAGAAGTCAGTGACATGGattaagaccctgattcagcaatgtGGTCCCAATTAAatccccaacaaattatattaAGGATGTGATTTTTCTTTCTATGCAAAAATTCATCTGTGGAACGTACTGCCACAAAATATTATTGAGGCCAAGATCTTAGTAGGATTTAAATGGATTAGATAATTTGACAAACTGAATGAAATTATCTGAATGAATTCTTCAGGGCATACACTAATTATTATATAGAATGTTCTCCCCGGGTAGATTATTCCACAATTATCCATTAAGGAGTTTATTGCACCTTGCTCTGAATTATCTGATACCAGCTACTGTTGaggagatggatcattggtctgatccactatggccaTTACTGTGCTCCCCTTAAAGCCAATGTCTAacctccattggcttcaatgagagcCAGCCATAAGTAGTGGTTTTTCTGGGAATTATTATTGTGTGTGCCAAGTGCTTCCCTTTTGTGAGCTAACAGTTACGAGCCTATACTGTAAATTAAACAGTTTGCATCACTTTgctgtagtccacgaaagcttatgctcttataaatttgttagtctctaaggtgccacaagtactactgttctttttgtggatacagactaacacggctgctactctgaaacctatatcaCTATTACTTCACATCCTGGAATAAGTAGGCTGTTTTGCTACTTGAGGGTTTATTATATTTGTAcatgaaaactttatttttttctaaaaaagatcAAATTGCATTACAGGACATTTATCTTCATAATCCAAACATAAAGTGGGATGACATTATTGGACTTGATGCAGCCAAGCGGTTAGTCAAGGAAGCAGTGGTGTATCCTATAAGGGTAAGGCTCTAAATAGCTTTGAGAAAACCAATATTGGACACCATTTCTATACATTATCATGGTCAGAATATCATCAGCTAGTTAAAATTTTTCTTGTAGAGTGCTGACCCATCGTTCTGACTGTATCTGTCCTTTTCTGAACGTAGTTCCTAGTCAGCAAATGGAATTTAAGTTGACAATGCCGTGTAACTTTTCATATACAAATGCTCCGCAGTATGCTGGATAGAAAAAGCCCACTCTGTTAGTGCTTATTCTGTGGGAATTTTGCCTAAAGAAAAGCTGCCAGACACATCATGCTATAGGAAAATGAATTACTGAAGAGAATAGCAAACTATATCcatttatacaaaataaaaacatgaaaaatacatttaaaatagatTTCATGTGGTTAAATGTAGCATGTTGTATGGTAAAATCTATTATGtaattcttttatttttcctctgttCTAGTTTCCTAGATTTCCTCCATGTACAAGATTGTTGCAAAAAACCAGCATTTTGACtcagattttatatttttaatccaTGAATTGCTCTTTTGTTTCCACAGTATCCACAGCTGTTTACCGGGATTCTCTCCCCTTGGAAAGGATTATTATTATATGGACCTCCAGGTAGGTACAAGTTTATACTATAAATATAGGTGTAGCTACATATATTGCTATTTTTGTTCATATCCaaacagattaattaaaaatgcattttaagagCTTCATGCTGATTTGCTCCAATATATGAATCTAACAAATTTACTTGGTGTCATGGAGATTAGCCCTTCAATCTACACTCTTGCCACATCCAGAATTCCCACAACTCTAGGATATTTCTACACCTAAATCTTCCCTCCAACCAACATTCTTGACTCCAAGTGTAATCAGAGCAGTCATGTGCTTCGGAGGGCATGTCAATTCCATATTGTTGCTCCATTTGCCATAGTTGCCAGTAGTACAAATTTGGCTGGGACTGACCTTCAAAGAGATATACATTTGGCTTGGACTATCCCTTCCTGGAAAAATGTACCAGCTCCCCCTCTCCTTCATTTAGGAGTTAATTTTGAAAATGGTGTTGGTCTCCTAGCAAAGATGGAGGCTGTCCCACAAACTAACACTTCTGCAGTCTCTCCAAATGCTCTCACTGTCTAGACTGCTCTCCACACTATCTCTGTCACCCTCCAAGGCACCACTGGAAAGTTGCCTAGACACTGAtgactggtctacactgaaaactttcATCAGCATgcaaaatccacagccctgagagagaccgttatgctgacctaacccctggtataGATAGCTAGGTCTATGGAAAAATTCTTTCTGGAGCTATCGTCTCTCAGGGAGATGAattaactacagtgacaggagaactccttccattgctgtagcaagtgtctacactgtagtgtttttagtgtagacataacatGATAGCATCTGCGGAGTCTGTAGAACTATTAGTGTGTTAGACAAGCTGCTAGCTGCCCCCAGTGAAATAACATTGGGTCTGGTCTTGTatgttcttttatttatttgcttcaaTACAGCCCATTGAGGTGCTCTGATCATTTCAATATAGTACCTCAGAAACGGTTTGAATGTATTTGTCAGTGGTGCTGTGACTTGAAGTCCTGTATTACCTGCTTTTCTCCAAATAGTTCTAATTGCATTTCCATTCTTCTTGTCAGTGTTCATTTGCTGACTAGTAAGATGATGAAGGGAGTTATTcctatatttacattttatttactcAGAGTGAATTTCCTCATCCCTGTTGCTGATAGGTACTGGAAAGACTCTGCTTGCTAAGGCTGTTGCTACTGAATGCAATACAACTTTCTTCAACATTTCAGCATCCACTATTGTCAGCAAATGGAGGGGTGATTCAGAAAAACTTGTCCGGGTAAGAATTGTTATCTTCATTTACATTGTACTCTAATAGCTGTCATGTGACTAACTGGAGAACAGGTGTTTTTTAGTGGATTGAGCACTGAACTGGGAACCAGGAAATGCTGAGTGGTTCCTCTGATATTGATACCCTCTGAAATCTTGGGCAAGTGATTTCATTCTGTGCTCCAATTTCCCCTTCTGTCAAATGGGAATAATATTACTTTTATGAAGTTATTGTATTGACTGGATTTGTGGGTGCATTTCAGCTCTGTAACATAATGTGAATCAGATATCCCCTACCACTCAAAGATTTTTGACATATTGGATCCCAGGCAGGCATACTaaattttgagatctactgacagTAAGTCCTCAATGCGCCCCACCTCTACAATGTTTGGGTTTCAATTCCTTTCTGATTGCAATCAGATGAGGAGCTCCCTCTGGGAATGGCAGCTGTCGTGGTCTGTTGCAGACTCTGCCACTGTGACCCAAAGACCTCTTGATGCCAGCTGGCATAGGGCACAGAGGTACCCTGGGTTCATCAAAAGGGGTCATGTAAGGTATGTACTGAAAGCCTGTGCCACACTGGTCATCATACTTACTGTGAGTTGTATGTAAAGAAAATATGTGAGGAGTTGTGTATATGCTGAAAAATATGTTCTCTAGACCTTATAGTTAAAGGCAGATcattctaaggcagtggttctcagtcaGGGCTACGTGTACccttgggggtacacagaggtcttccgggggaaCATCAACTCatgtagatatttgcctaattttacaacaggctacataaaaagtagggctgtcaaacaatttaaaataattaatcgcaattaattgcgcaatgaaaaaaattaatcacgatttgtcgctctgttaaacaataatagaataccatttatttaaatatttttggatgttttctacattttcaagtatattgatttcagtgtacaaagtgtacagtgctcactttatattttttttacaaatatttgcactgtaaaaaagaaatagtatttttccataaacctaatacaagtactgtagtgcaatctctttatcatagaagttgaacttagaaatgtagaattatgtacaaaaaataactgcactcaaaaataaaacaatgtaaaactttacagcctacaagtccactcagtcctacttcttgttcagccaatctctcagacaaacaagggagagaacaggtgttcgcatggcactgttgtagctagcgtcgcaagatatttacgtgccaggtgcggtaaagattcatatgtgccttcatgcttcacccaccattccaaaatacatgcttccatgctgatgatgggttctgctggacaatgatccaaagcagtgcagactgacacacattcattttcatcatctgagtcagatgccaccaacaaaaggttgattttcttttctggtgattcaggttctgtagtttctgcatcggagtggtgctcttttaagacttctgaaaacatgctccacaccttgtcccgctcagattttggaaggcacttcatattcttaaaCCTGGGGTCAAGTGCTATactatctttagaaatatcacattggtaccttcttgcattttgtcaaatctactttgaaagtgttcttaaaacaaacatgtgctgggtcatcatccgccATTGCCATAACAcgaaatgtatggcagaatgcagttaaaacagagcaggagacatacaattcttccgcAAGGAGTTCaaccacaaatttaattaatacattatttttttaatgagtgtcattggcatggaagcatgtcctctggaacggtgtcCGAAGCATGAAGgcacatatgaatgtttagcatatctggcacataaataccttgcagtgccagctacaacagtgccatgtgaacacctgttctcattttcaggtgacattgttgtgatgtgtcattccatattctttatgaaaatatgcttatgatatgaatgacATAAATGAGATATACTTCATGCAAATGgatcatgtgagatatcattggaaaggttatgatttactgaatgcgatTATCCTATTtactgttatttactccttctcataatacaagaacaaggggccactaaatgaaattaataagtagcaggtttaaaataaacacaaagtattttttcatgcaatgcactatcaacctctggaactccttgccagagggtgttgtaaaggccaatactataacagggttcaaaagggagtagatagattcatggaaaataggtccatcaatggcaattagccaggatgggcaggaatggtgtctctagcctctgtttgccagaagttgggattgggtgacagggcatggatcacttgatgataacctgtctgttcattccctttggggcacctgctattggccactgtcagaggacaggatactgggtgtgatggacctttggtctgacccagtatggccgttcttatattctttgtatgtatgtataatttctgtatctgaaattcgGAATATTATCTATGTATCCGtgttcaactatgctactttgggtgatgcccactactaacacttcaggtaccacaatggaaaagccagacagggtggATGGcccatcaacaaagacaatggactgtaaaagagcttagtcttcctgtgaacATGTGGAtcagcctgtgaagaatggctACAAGGGCCCTACAGAGGCATGTAACCATGTCACCTGAGACTGGAATCCATCTTGAATTCTTTTCCACAAGAAGCTAAGGGGGGTCAAACTAGGAAACACAGGGCTCCTGCTTTATGCAAACCCTATTaaagggtggggaatggggcaaTCCAGGTCATCAGTTCTCCCCTGCTATtccacccaagatgactgctggaaacatctaagcctgaactgggggaaaagaactgaacccaggctggaagggcatctggcctgtgaagattattagaaccacatttaggTGAGAACTTGCATGTAACCCGTTTCTtcagtgtattaagcttagtttgcctgctctgttttattttcttagtaatctgccttgttctgtctgctacctccttaactacttaaaatatacctgttatagttaataaatttatttctggtttacaatataacccagtttatgtgatttctaactggggggtgggggcgagaAGTTGTGTACaccctcctccacattgagggaagaagcaaatttcataatatatctttgggtctgcactccaaagGAGGTGGAagtctgagtgctggagcaagtcccttaaactgaatcttcccagagctgatctgcagctgggtgtggccctgcctgtgtgtgtgttagaggaggttttaagagcctggctcagcaagacaggttaaagggggtcCATGCTGgaagaacaggtagactcagtggtatctcagcacatcaggtgacttcccaaggggtccaacccatcacagtaaataagaagcaggcagcattatctcctgtaaatgtaaacaaacttgtttgtcttagtgattggctgaacaagaagtaggactgagtggacttgtaggcactaaagtttttaacattgttttgtttttgagtgcagttatgtaacaaaaaatctacatttgtaagttgcactttcatgaaagagattgcactacagtacttgtatgaggtaaattgaaaaatgctatttcttttgtaaaagcagcaaaggtCCTGTGGCACCTTTATCGACTAACAgaggtattggagcataagttttcatatgtgaatacccacttctacagatccagactaacacagctacctctctgatattatttcttttgtttatcatttttacattgctaatatttgtaataaaaatactataaagtgagcactgtgcacttcgtattctgtgttgtaaattgaaatcaaatatttgaaaatgtagaaaaacatacaaaatatttaatacatttcaattggtattctattgtttaacagcgcaattaaaactgcaattaattgtgtttaattttttggagttaatcacgtgagttaactgtgattaatcgacagccctgataaaaagcactagcgaagtcagtacaaactaaaatttaataGAAAGTGATTTATTTATATTGCTCTGTATACTATATAATGAAATGCagatacaatatttatattccaatttgaTGTACTTTATAATtgagaaagtaagccattttcagtaatagtgtgctgtgacacttctttgtatttttatatctgattttgtaagcttttaagtaaggtgaaacttggggtacacgagacaaatcagactcttgaaaggggtacagtagtctggaaaggttgagagccactgctctaaggTAGCATGCACAAACTTATCTCCCTGGTGGACCACGGCTTATTGTGTATCTTAAAATAGAAGTTTATTAGCTTATTGAGTCAAATGCTAACAAAGAGCTTGTGGAGGCTTCAGAAGGAAACTAACAGGAAGAGGTAAACCACAGGAATGGGGGACGAcctgttttcatagaatatcagggttgggagggacctcagggagtcacctagtccaatcccctgctcaaagcaggaccaatccccagcttaaatcatcccagccagggctttgtcaagcttgaccttgaaaacctctaaggaaggcgattccaccacctctctaggtaacccattccagtgcttcaccaccctcctagtgaaagtttttcctaatatccaacctaaacctcccccattgcaacttgagaccattactccttgttctgtcatctgagaacagtctagatccatcctctttggaaccccaggTCTGGTCAGGTCTATCTGGAGGTGCAGGGGGGTGCAGAGAGGTGCCTTAGCACGCTTCAGACTGTGAAGACAATCTGCCAGCAGTCTTGATCTTATGAAAGGGGGatctcagccttcctgtctgaaAATGCTAGGAAAAGGACTGGGGTAAGTTCTTCTATAGGAGACTGAGGAATGTCTTGTGAGTTTAGTTTACGCTCTAGAAGAATGTTATGATTTTgtcagcctctgtttgccagaagctgggaatgggcaacagggaatggatcacttgatgattacctgttctgttcattccctctgaagcacctgcattgtccactgtcagaagacaggatactggctagatggaccattggtctgacccagtgtgacccTTCttatgttttatatgtaaccatttgtttccaatattctcactctatcacttgaatctctgttctttgatgataaacttattcttgttttcactataaatatatagTGAGTATATATAAATACTGTATGTTAAACGGAGTGGTGATCCTTCGAGGAATCTAATAAGCTGGTGTGCTGTTTCTTTGGGAACAGAGAATCTCAGGCTTTAGTGACTGTTCAGTAGATAAGGGACTGGTGACTCCAGAGGGATGCTCGGAGGACTGGGGGCAGTTTGTGTGTGCCTTTCGCTAACCTGCATGTGGAGAGGGAGGCCTGAAAGGTAGTGCTCATGTTTCCAGAGGATGATGGAGTCATGCTGATCCATAGCAGGCACAGACAAAACTTCCTCATACTAAGGGCATGTCGTAGCTAGGTGCCTTACAACTCTGGGTACCCCTGGGAAGTATCACAGCCATCACTACAGTTGCTTGTGGCACTTTAATTTAGGCTAAAGATTGTAGGGACTTTTATTTGCCAGTAGACCTAACACAGTCATGGGGTAACAAAAGCAGTAAATGCAGAGGCAGATTAATTATAGCAATTTAGGATTTCGACAAGAAATTGAGCATTAGGGACAGGcacatatttttcttcttttattgttgctccatttgtttttttctcaaattcttatttttaaaaaaaatcacaaaaattccAGTGAAAGAAACCAACAACATTCTGTTGATTAGAATAATGTTCTCCTCAGGAAAAATAAGAATTTATTCTGATTAAGAGAATAttgtgttttgggtttgtttttttttgtcactggaattttttttatttgtttttttaaaataaggatttgaggggggaaaaacaaatggAGCAGcaataaaggaaaaatatttaatttctagtAACAATTTAGGATTTCCCCAGAATCCTTCGATGGAATCCTTTTCTTATATCCCATTATTCTCCCTCTAAATCCTAGCCAAGTACACGGAAAGATTTAAATGTAAAGacaggattgtgtgtgtgtgttcttgatCTCTCCTTTTATAAACCTTTCAGAATTAAGGAAGAACTCTGGGATCCTCTACCAAGTCAGAACATTTATTTCATTCTTCCCCCAAAAAAGGTTTTTGTGATGTGTGCGCTAATTTGTATCATTATTTAGCTTTTGTATCAATGGCCCTTATCACCTTTTTGCTTGCCGCAGTTGTTAATTCTGTTTTGTGGATTCTTTTCTTTGAACAGGTGTTATTCGAACTTGCCCGATATCATGCTCCCTCCACAATTTTCTTGGACGAGCTGGAGTCAGTAATGAGTCAGAGAGGCAATCATCCTGGGTAATTGACGATTTAGCTGGCGATAGCTTCAAAATAATTCTTTTAAAGATCAACACTTACTAGTGCATTGACCCTGTTACCATTAGTTCAAATAAGGCCTGCACCTACTCTGTGAACTTCAATAGAAGCATGATTGGGCCCATAGAAAGACCTATAATTTAGATCCTATTGACAGAATAACTATTTTGAGTTGTATTTTAACTGTAATCATTTTGTtttagatttaattttttaaaaataattttctttaagCCCATTTTTAACCTGCAAGGCTCATGCCTGAATAATTCCAACAATAATCCACTATAAATCCATAGATATCCGAATAAGGGGTGGTACAGAAGAACACATGATGAGCAGCGTGGGATTAACTGGGATATGTTGGCCCAGGAAGAATATGAGTGGGAGAGGGGTACAAGAATACAGTTAtgaatatcttttaaaataagaacTGGACTGGAGGAAACAGTGAAGGGATTCACAGAGGAGAATAAGAAGATGACCTTTGACTGCAACCTTTTGGATGGACTAGTTGGGGGTGACAGGGTGAGAGACAGTAAGGACAGAGAGGGAGGCAGTTGCATCACTGTGTAAAGAAATTACTAAAGCATGGACGGGATTTGTAGCAGCAAGAATGAAGCAACATTAATACTGCCATCCGTGACAATACACACAGTTAAAGTTTGAGAAAACTGATGGGATTGGGGGCAAAAACGATTTATAGATGTTGTTTTTATTACAGCATATGCATAGGGTGCCCTTTACAGAGGTTTCTAGATGCTTTGCATACCATGTCCAGGTGTTTATATGTGCTCATAAAGAATGTATACAGCACACTGTATTATAAAGATGCAACTTGTAAAATCACTGCCAATTAGTGGCTATAAAGTATAGGCCAGCTTTTGCACTCATACTTTTTTATAACTCTCCCTGACTCCAGTGAGTGGTAGATCAAAGTGGGATACATATCCAAGAATGaggttattttattaaatattgatACAGCACAATATGTCAAGATGACACTTTACAGAAATAAGACCTGAACTGCAGAGCATACACACTAGGCTTTCttagggcttgatcttgcaaggtgcttAGCACTTTGGATCAGaggcctcaatccagcaaagcacttaagcacttgctAAAATGTTTGACTGTATTGAGGCCAGAGTTCTTAGCACGTTGCAGGAACAAGCCCTTAAACCTCATCTTTTCTTAGGTGGGATTCCTAATCCTCTGTCTCAAAGAAGAATTTTTGGCTTTTACTGTTTCAGTTCTTCATGGTCTGTTTTCTTGGGAGCAGACAAAGACATGAAGTATATTAAATTCAGTAGTAAATGTCTTTCTGTGCCCATTTAAATTCTCTCACAAACTCTTCCGCTTTATACTAGTTGCACTGAATACATCAACAATGTTAGTATGTTAACTGCAACCTTTACCTCTGTAAGTTCTCCTACATAATGCTAACCCAAGGCTTAGCAACATTTCCCTCTAAATACTAACTGTGGTATTTACTCATTATTTTGTATTAATCTTCATgcaaagataaaacaaaatatatatttttcttttactcCATTAATAGTGGATTTACTCCAGGGTAATGCACTGAAATGAGTACTGTTAAGTAATCATCAGGAAGCCTGACTTAATGCTTGGATGTTAGCTAAGAGTACTTAATCATGCTTTGAACTGGGACAAAACTGTGACTATGGGTCAGCTGCTGTGTCTTAATAAAGGTGATTGCATTAAAGCACTGAGCAAACAACATTTCTCTGAATCTTGATAGCGGTGAACACGAAGGAAGTCGGCGGATGAAAACAGAATTATTGGTGCAGATGGATGGCTTGGCCCGATCAGATGATCTTGTATTTGTTTTAGCAGCTTCCAATCTGCCATGGTAAGAGATCCAGAGAGTACATTTTGAATACATTTGCATGAGCCTCTAAGCACAGATAAAGATTTTATTTAGACTCTTGCAGAAAAAGCCTTGATATTTGGTTAAAGCATTTAAAGATTAATTTGGAGCTTTCACTTTTAAATTCTACAGTTCTTGCTATTTGTGCCACATGAGAATAATCCATAATCAAGTGGACATATGCTGGTGTGACCAGCTGCTAATATTTAAAATGGAGTATTTGACTTTATACCCAAGTTATTTACTATATTCAAGCTAAGAAGGGCTTCAGCATAGAACTGTAAGGTGCTTAAAACATCCAGTGCTTAGAAAGATACTCTATAAATAGGTTGGATTTTATTGGTATTAATATGTGACTTTTAAAAGTAGGGGGATAAAACCCTTCAGTTTCTTTAATTTCATTTAGATCTAGAAGAATAAATGGTCTGTTAATGGAAAATACAATATAGCATCATTTAGTGTCTTTCATACAAAATGTATCCTAAAACATCTAGAGTTCAGAAGGAATAGCAGAGGGAGAGAATAAATGAAATGCTATGGAGCTAGAAGATCCTTTCTTTCAGAAAAACCTGTGATATGAGGGTAGAGGGTAGGAAACTCAGCAAGATGGATTATTTAAGAAATCATCCATGCAGCTGGCAAAGCCCTTGTGGGGAATAGAGTGGGGTTCAGCAGGGAAGAGATGCATGGCAACAGGAAATAGCTAAGGAGGGTGCTGCTTTCCCCTAGCAGCATGACTTCAGCAGGGGAAATG
It encodes:
- the KATNAL2 gene encoding katanin p60 ATPase-containing subunit A-like 2 isoform X8, encoding MELSYQTLKTTHQAKEADEMRTEARRKNLLILILHYLTEEGYVDAANALEQETKLALRRFEVCDNVDLETILMEYESYYYVKFQRYPKITKKALDTAENKQQPRNGGKPRRTASSSSHNLPRINQHQTMQRPLSKTSSGRTTEPKPSSKDSPKQENDNTVTRERADFGLNVSAINRGGGGESTHPRRGQIIDFRGMIQDAIKGASNEIASNSLNCDPDPSERLLKPLSAFIGMSGEMRELATVVSRDIYLHNPNIKWDDIIGLDAAKRLVKEAVVYPIRYPQLFTGILSPWKGLLLYGPPGTGKTLLAKAVATECNTTFFNISASTIVSKWRGDSEKLVRVLFELARYHAPSTIFLDELESVMSQRGNHPGGEHEGSRRMKTELLVQMDGLARSDDLVFVLAASNLP
- the KATNAL2 gene encoding katanin p60 ATPase-containing subunit A-like 2 isoform X6, yielding MELSYQTLKTTHQAKEADEMRTEARRKNLLILILHYLTEEGYVDAANALEQETKLALRRFEVCDNVDLETILMEYESYYYVKFQRYPKITKKALDTAENKQQPRNGGKPRRTASSSSHNLPRINQHQTMQRPLSKTSSGRTTEPKPSSKDSPKQENDNTVTRERADFGLNVSAINRGGGGESTHPRRGQIIDFRGMIQDAIKGASNEIASNSLNCDPDPSERLLKPLSAFIGMSGEMRELATVVSRDIYLHNPNIKWDDIIGLDAAKRLVKEAVVYPIRYPQLFTGILSPWKGLLLYGPPGTGKTLLAKAVATECNTTFFNISASTIVSKWRGDSEKLVRVLFELARYHAPSTIFLDELESVMSQRGNHPGGEHEGSRRMKTELLVQMDGLARSDDLVFVLAASNLPWRKHSLAVSRWQQDPWVPFLPPGH
- the KATNAL2 gene encoding katanin p60 ATPase-containing subunit A-like 2 isoform X7, giving the protein MELSYQTLKTTHQAKEADEMRTEARRKNLLILILHYLTEEGYVDAANALEQETKLALRRFEVCDNVDLETILMEYESYYYVKFQRYPKITKKALDTAENKQQPRNGGKPRRTASSSSHNLPRINQHQTMQRPLSKTSSGRTTEPKPSSKDSPKQENDNTVTRERADFGLNVSAINRGGGGESTHPRRGQIIDFRGMIQDAIKGASNEIASNSLNCDPDPSERLLKPLSAFIGMSGEMRELATVVSRDIYLHNPNIKWDDIIGLDAAKRLVKEAVVYPIRYPQLFTGILSPWKGLLLYGPPGTGKTLLAKAVATECNTTFFNISASTIVSKWRGDSEKLVRVLFELARYHAPSTIFLDELESVMSQRGNHPGGEHEGSRRMKTELLVQMDGLARSDDLVFVLAASNLPW